The sequence CGGGCAGGTTTTTCTCTTTGAACTCAGCCCTCTTCCACTCATATGAGATCCCTCTTAAATTGATAACTTTGTCTATTGGATCGTTTATTCGTTGCAAATTCATTTTGAATTTACTGTCCGAAGTAAGCGCAGTCCCGTTGGAGTATACTGTACCAAGCACATTCACTCCACCGCCACTTTGTATTCTCATCCGTTCTAAAGGCGAGCCATTATTAGCAGTGTAAAAGATCAAATCCATTGCTTCAGAACCTTGCGTGTTGCTCACTATTTGGCCCCCGATTATAGCGGCAATGATATCTGCTGATGCGGAGTTCACAAGAGAAAAACCCATGTTTGGCCAGTTGTTTGTCGGTGAGTTCCCCTTGATAAGAAGGCCGGCATTACCACCAAAATTTTTCTGCTCGATTGCGATCTGGCCGTTAACATCAAGCTTACCTATGGGATTATTTGTCCCAATGCCTATATTGCCCACAGCATTCATGAAGATATATTTATTGCCCGACCATCCACCGTCACCATTACCAATACCAATCGTCCAATTTGGATTTGGACTATCATCAAACGTACTAATAGAAAAATTATCATCCCAACTGCTGGAAAAATATGATCTACCAATATTGTATGTTCCGGCGTTCTGGATCGTACTACCCTCGCTTTGTGTTGTCTGCCCTATGCTTATTTTTGCTCCAGTCCCACTGCCTCCAGAGATATCAAGTTTGTTTCCAGGATTCGTTGTTCCAATGCCGACCTTGCCGTTTACAATCAAGTCCCCGTTCGCCGCATAAAGAGTGCCCCCGACAAGTAACAGTCCGGTAATGACAATTATAATTATT comes from Nitrospirota bacterium and encodes:
- a CDS encoding tail fiber domain-containing protein: MKKIIIIVITGLLLVGGTLYAANGDLIVNGKVGIGTTNPGNKLDISGGSGTGAKISIGQTTQSEGSTIQNAGTYNIGRSYFSSSWDDNFSISTFDDSPNPNWTIGIGNGDGGWSGNKYIFMNAVGNIGIGTNNPIGKLDVNGQIAIEQKNFGGNAGLLIKGNSPTNNWPNMGFSLVNSASADIIAAIIGGQIVSNTQGSEAMDLIFYTANNGSPLERMRIQSGGGVNVLGTVYSNGTALTSDSKFKMNLQRINDPIDKVINLRGISYEWKRAEFKEKNLPEGRHYGVIAQEIEKVLPEVVSTGPDGTKAVAYSEIIPVLIEAIKEHQKAIENQQKRIEQLEKNR